From a region of the Candidatus Sulfotelmatobacter sp. genome:
- a CDS encoding TM2 domain-containing protein produces the protein MNTAAVSPKSRLVAVLLCFFLGGLGAHRYYVGKIGTGLLMLFTFGGCGIWYLIDLIMIVTGNFTDKEGRRVFKWTEPGSV, from the coding sequence TTGAACACGGCCGCGGTTTCTCCCAAGTCGCGCCTGGTCGCGGTGCTGCTGTGCTTCTTTCTCGGCGGCCTGGGCGCTCATCGCTACTACGTCGGCAAGATCGGCACCGGCCTGCTGATGCTGTTCACGTTCGGCGGCTGCGGGATCTGGTATCTGATCGATCTCATCATGATCGTGACCGGAAATTTCACCGACAAGGAAGGCCGGCGCGTGTTCAAGTGGACCGAGCCGGGATCGGTGTAG
- the recO gene encoding DNA repair protein RecO: MALLTTEGIVLKAQPLGDTSRIVTVYTRDHGLRKVVAKGARKTPSRFGFALEPLSRSRLVCYLKADRDLHLLSQAEVLDPLGSRLSDLTRLAHAQAALEIVDRLVWGEEPHPELFDLLRQTLEGCAEAPVAALPAVTLAFQLQLASLLGYRPRLDACASCGGALSPRRWFSAARGGLLCDSCAAREPGVITLSADALGGLALLLSRPVTEAGDYVELNRWGELLKVVEAFLRTHFDRFHGLRSLEVLKSLPETRS; encoded by the coding sequence ATGGCGCTCCTCACCACCGAAGGCATCGTCCTCAAGGCCCAGCCGCTCGGCGACACCAGCCGGATCGTCACCGTCTACACGCGCGATCACGGGCTCCGCAAGGTAGTCGCCAAGGGCGCGCGCAAGACCCCGAGCCGGTTCGGCTTCGCGCTCGAGCCGCTGTCGCGCTCGCGGCTGGTGTGCTACCTCAAGGCCGACCGCGACCTGCATCTCCTCTCGCAGGCCGAGGTGCTCGATCCGCTCGGCAGTCGGCTCTCGGATCTGACCCGCCTTGCGCACGCTCAGGCGGCGCTCGAGATCGTGGATCGGCTGGTGTGGGGCGAGGAGCCGCACCCCGAGCTCTTCGATCTGCTCCGCCAGACGCTCGAAGGCTGCGCGGAGGCGCCGGTGGCGGCGCTTCCGGCGGTGACGCTCGCTTTTCAGCTCCAGCTCGCGAGCCTGCTCGGCTATCGCCCGCGGCTCGACGCGTGCGCCAGCTGCGGCGGCGCGCTGTCGCCGCGGCGATGGTTCTCGGCGGCCCGCGGCGGACTGCTCTGCGACTCGTGCGCCGCGCGCGAGCCGGGCGTGATCACGCTGTCGGCCGACGCGCTCGGGGGCCTCGCCTTGCTTCTGTCGCGCCCGGTGACCGAGGCCGGCGACTACGTCGAGCTCAATCGCTGGGGCGAGCTGCTCAAGGTGGTGGAGGCGTTTCTTCGCACGCATTTCGATCGCTTCCATGGATTGCGATCGCTCGAAGTCCTAAAGTCCCTCCCCGAGACGCGGTCGTGA
- a CDS encoding DUF502 domain-containing protein produces MKRLRTYLLTGLLVLAPTAVTLAVFYRLLNWVDNLLGRYLRFAALDYHRIPGLGLLATLLLLLIVGWVASWIGSRPLLRMWDSMMQRIPGVGLVYGSTRSLGEAFLNDRSEPPFKQVVLVPWPSPGIWRVGFVTGRVQPDLRERLGEDVEVVFVPHTPNPASGFVHYFPKKDVIRLDWPIEDGLKVVVSGGVVQPSQIATPRG; encoded by the coding sequence ATGAAGCGCCTCCGCACCTATCTGCTCACCGGGCTGCTGGTGCTGGCGCCCACGGCGGTCACGCTGGCGGTGTTCTATCGTCTGCTCAACTGGGTCGACAATCTCCTCGGCCGCTACCTGCGCTTCGCCGCGCTCGACTATCACCGCATCCCCGGGCTGGGCCTGCTCGCCACCCTGCTGTTGCTGCTGATCGTGGGGTGGGTCGCGTCGTGGATCGGTTCCCGCCCGCTGCTCAGGATGTGGGACTCGATGATGCAGCGCATCCCCGGCGTCGGGCTGGTCTACGGCTCGACGCGATCGCTGGGTGAAGCGTTTCTCAACGATCGGAGCGAGCCGCCGTTCAAGCAGGTGGTGCTGGTGCCCTGGCCGTCGCCGGGGATCTGGCGCGTGGGCTTCGTCACCGGCCGCGTTCAGCCCGATCTGCGCGAACGGCTCGGCGAGGACGTCGAGGTGGTGTTCGTGCCGCACACGCCGAATCCCGCGTCGGGCTTCGTCCACTACTTTCCGAAGAAAGACGTGATCCGGCTCGACTGGCCGATCGAGGACGGGCTCAAGGTGGTGGTGTCGGGCGGCGTCGTGCAGCCCAGCCAGATCGCGACGCCGCGCGGCTGA
- a CDS encoding VOC family protein, which yields MSTTRPRGVFTRSEEAGVNLSNATIAQLLIPVEDFDRGIAFYRDVLGLPFLFAAPPQMAFFMCGNVRLLVGVMPAGENPQRGSAIYFRVPDIQEVYASLSAKGVKFRAAPHLVHRTPTSELWLSEFTDLDGNQLALMSESAIAGS from the coding sequence TTGAGCACCACCCGCCCGCGCGGTGTCTTCACACGGAGCGAGGAGGCCGGCGTGAACCTTTCGAATGCCACGATTGCCCAGCTGCTGATTCCGGTCGAAGACTTCGACCGCGGGATCGCGTTCTACCGTGACGTGCTCGGCCTCCCCTTTCTGTTCGCGGCGCCGCCGCAGATGGCGTTCTTCATGTGTGGAAACGTGCGCCTGCTGGTCGGCGTGATGCCGGCGGGAGAGAACCCGCAGCGCGGCTCGGCCATCTATTTCCGGGTGCCCGACATTCAGGAGGTGTATGCCTCGCTGAGCGCGAAGGGCGTGAAATTCCGCGCCGCGCCGCACCTCGTCCATCGCACCCCGACCTCCGAGCTGTGGCTCTCGGAATTCACCGACCTGGATGGCAACCAGCTCGCATTGATGAGCGAGAGCGCGATCGCCGGTTCATGA
- the ybeY gene encoding rRNA maturation RNase YbeY, whose protein sequence is MPISVRSPRSFSGLAPALRALVRAALRSEGRRAGDVGVLLADDATLRRLNRSWRGLDRATDVLSFEYGEAPAGPAAPRRATYTLIHGDLAISIDRVREQARRFRVTPGEELARLVVHGALHLAGLDHRHAAERREMRRREQRALRSGAAAVRELSKRLSRAAVSGRIGAR, encoded by the coding sequence ATGCCGATCTCCGTAAGGAGTCCACGTAGTTTCTCCGGTCTGGCACCGGCGCTGCGCGCGCTGGTTCGGGCCGCCCTCCGCTCGGAAGGTCGCCGGGCCGGCGACGTCGGCGTGCTGCTCGCCGACGACGCGACTCTGCGGCGGCTGAACCGTTCCTGGCGCGGACTGGATCGCGCCACCGACGTGCTGAGCTTCGAATACGGGGAAGCACCCGCCGGGCCCGCGGCGCCACGTCGCGCGACATACACGCTGATCCACGGCGATCTGGCGATCTCGATCGATCGGGTGCGCGAGCAGGCCCGTCGCTTTCGCGTCACGCCGGGGGAGGAGCTGGCGCGCCTGGTGGTGCATGGCGCGCTCCATCTCGCCGGGCTCGATCACCGGCACGCGGCCGAGCGGCGCGAGATGCGCCGCCGCGAGCAGCGGGCGCTGAGGAGTGGCGCGGCCGCGGTCCGCGAGCTGTCGAAGCGGCTCTCGCGAGCGGCGGTTTCCGGTCGGATCGGGGCGCGGTGA
- a CDS encoding HDIG domain-containing protein yields the protein MTSQDVASKPALPDRARSVRWGYFGARAGLVAVLLALAALLPAARGVPEKYRYREGDIARERVVAPMDFRVEKDETELRREQDQAAAAVHPVFTVDPRVSSETLSRFGSFQERVLTTVTDATLHSADRAQRLKALGVPLSDESANALAAPGRARRALQEIGQWLHDVYDAGLVAEKRDGLISGYRVVAVREGETETPRSSASLLDRREALDQIATRARGTFPGDPAGARLLGELAATFAEPNVLYDRAETEWRRVQARGSVPATIGTVQKDELIVDANQRVSHDAVLKLRSLRGLEAARRPSSDALYPPVARMLLMLLFIAVFSAYLRVELPGVYRDNSMLAMFTLLTAVVLAAAEVLVGMLGLPEFSVPLALAPLVVASLLEKRPALVYTLVLVVLVITVGELKPPFVPVAVMGGVTAVYSVVRLRHRWHFARATLAIALANLAAILAWDLARGTQAGVLLRDIMWGGVGSFLSASLAFVMLPPVEHLFGLTSDITLLELSDLNRPILKRLQLEAPGTYHHSMVVGSLAEAAAEAIGANSLLARVQAYYHDIGKLSKPEYYAENEPASSRSRHERLTPSMSTLVVKSHITEGLEMARKERLPRAVQNAIPEHHGTMVMAFFYHKALENDPSARREDFCYPGPRPRSRETAILMLADGVEGASRALAEPTPSRIRGLVTRIIEERVQQGQLDDCGLTLQDLARIREAFIPVLTATFHVRAPYPADPTRRTRTDADLRKEST from the coding sequence GTGACTTCTCAGGACGTCGCCAGCAAGCCGGCGCTTCCCGATCGCGCGCGCAGCGTGCGATGGGGGTACTTCGGCGCGCGCGCCGGTCTGGTTGCCGTGCTGCTGGCGCTGGCGGCTCTGCTGCCCGCGGCGCGCGGCGTCCCCGAGAAATATCGCTATCGCGAAGGCGACATCGCGCGCGAGCGCGTGGTGGCGCCAATGGACTTCCGAGTCGAAAAGGACGAAACCGAGCTGCGGCGCGAGCAGGATCAGGCGGCGGCCGCGGTGCACCCGGTGTTCACCGTGGATCCGCGTGTCTCGTCCGAGACGCTCAGCCGCTTCGGCTCGTTCCAGGAGCGGGTGCTCACCACCGTCACCGACGCCACGCTCCATTCGGCGGACCGCGCGCAGCGTCTGAAGGCGCTCGGCGTGCCGCTCAGCGACGAGAGCGCCAACGCCCTGGCCGCGCCGGGCCGCGCGCGGCGGGCGCTGCAGGAAATCGGGCAGTGGCTGCACGACGTCTACGACGCCGGGCTGGTGGCCGAGAAGCGCGACGGGCTGATCTCGGGCTATCGGGTGGTTGCGGTGCGCGAGGGCGAAACCGAGACTCCGCGGTCCTCGGCCTCGCTGCTCGACCGCCGCGAGGCGCTCGATCAGATCGCCACCCGGGCGCGGGGGACGTTTCCCGGCGATCCGGCCGGCGCGCGGCTGCTCGGCGAGCTGGCGGCCACCTTCGCCGAACCCAACGTCCTCTACGATCGGGCCGAGACCGAATGGCGCCGCGTGCAGGCCCGCGGCTCGGTTCCCGCCACGATCGGCACGGTGCAGAAGGACGAGCTGATCGTCGACGCCAATCAGCGCGTATCGCACGACGCGGTGCTCAAGCTGCGCTCGCTGCGCGGGCTCGAAGCCGCGCGCCGCCCGAGCAGCGACGCCCTCTATCCGCCGGTCGCGCGCATGCTGCTCATGTTGCTGTTCATCGCCGTGTTCTCCGCCTATCTGCGCGTCGAGCTGCCCGGCGTCTATCGCGACAACTCGATGCTCGCCATGTTCACCCTGCTCACCGCCGTGGTGCTGGCGGCCGCCGAGGTGCTGGTGGGCATGCTCGGCCTGCCCGAGTTCTCCGTGCCGCTGGCGCTGGCGCCGCTGGTGGTGGCGTCGCTGCTCGAGAAGCGCCCGGCGCTCGTCTACACCCTGGTGCTGGTGGTGCTGGTGATCACGGTGGGAGAGCTCAAACCGCCGTTCGTGCCGGTGGCGGTGATGGGCGGTGTCACCGCGGTCTATTCGGTGGTGCGGCTCCGCCACCGCTGGCATTTCGCGCGCGCCACGCTGGCGATCGCCCTCGCCAACCTGGCGGCGATCCTGGCCTGGGACCTGGCGCGCGGCACGCAGGCCGGCGTCCTGCTGCGTGACATCATGTGGGGCGGGGTGGGCAGCTTCCTGTCCGCGTCCCTCGCCTTCGTCATGCTGCCGCCGGTCGAGCACCTGTTCGGGCTCACCTCCGACATCACGCTGCTCGAGTTGTCGGACTTGAACCGGCCGATCCTCAAGCGCCTGCAGCTCGAGGCACCCGGCACCTATCACCACAGCATGGTGGTCGGCAGCCTGGCCGAAGCCGCGGCGGAAGCGATCGGCGCCAACTCCCTGCTCGCGCGCGTGCAGGCCTACTACCACGACATCGGCAAGCTCTCGAAACCCGAGTACTACGCCGAAAACGAGCCGGCCTCCTCGCGCAGCCGCCACGAGCGGCTCACTCCCAGCATGAGCACGCTGGTGGTGAAGTCGCACATCACCGAGGGTCTCGAGATGGCGCGCAAGGAGCGGCTGCCGCGCGCCGTGCAGAACGCGATTCCCGAGCACCACGGCACCATGGTGATGGCGTTCTTCTATCACAAGGCGCTCGAAAACGACCCGAGCGCGCGCCGCGAGGACTTCTGCTATCCCGGCCCGCGCCCGCGTTCGCGCGAGACCGCGATCCTGATGCTGGCCGACGGCGTCGAGGGCGCCTCGCGCGCGCTGGCGGAGCCCACGCCGAGCCGGATTCGCGGCCTGGTCACGCGCATCATCGAGGAGCGCGTGCAGCAGGGTCAGCTCGACGATTGCGGTCTCACCCTCCAGGACCTGGCGCGCATCCGCGAGGCGTTCATCCCCGTACTCACCGCCACGTTCCACGTGCGCGCGCCCTATCCCGCCGACCCCACCCGGCGCACCCGGACCGATGCCGATCTCCGTAAGGAGTCCACGTAG